A genomic region of Sceloporus undulatus isolate JIND9_A2432 ecotype Alabama unplaced genomic scaffold, SceUnd_v1.1 scaffold_4244, whole genome shotgun sequence contains the following coding sequences:
- the LOC121918101 gene encoding zinc finger protein 501-like has protein sequence MWKVEENFSASFKKENMSPVVGKEEDVDGLKMESEGKPCGLLSEKAEYEAPKGNLWDLDASRKQEGEHTKERRDALIPHLTRDSLENPVQKEHKINTGERLHTCPVCGKGFNHSKSLTSHQRIHTGEKPYICSDCGKGFYDQSSLTKHNRIHTEEKPYQCSVCEKTFRQKVHLITHQRIHTGETPYKCLECGKTFIHATSLVSHQRIHTGEKPYQCLVCGKSFTYKASLRSHQSIHTREKLYKCSDCNKCYLIQSSLIKHKRIHRGEKPYKCLECGKTFIHNTSLTSHQRIHTGEKPYKCSVCGKSFTYRASLCAHQQIHTGERPYKCTNCSKTFSDKSSLSKHEIIHTKGRPHKCLECGKSFSVLKSLVSHQRIHTGEKPHKCSECG, from the exons TAGGCAAGGAAGAGG aTGTTGATGGGTTGAAAATGGAGAGTGAGGGGAAACCATGTGGGTTATTATCTGAAAAAGCTGAGTATGAAGCACCGAAGGGGAACTTGTGGGATCTAGATGCATCAAGAAAGCAAGAAGGAGAGCATACAAAGGAGAGAAGGGATGCACTCATTCCTCATCTCACTAGGGACTCCCTTGAAAATCCAGTACAAAAAGAACATAAGATTAATACCGGGGAGAGACTGCATACATGTCCAGTGTGTGGAAAAGGCTTCAACCACAGCAAAAGCCTTACTTCACACCAAaggatccacacaggagagaaaccatatatcTGCTCTGATTGTGGGAAAGGCTTCTATGATCAGTCTAGCCTTACTAAGCACAACAGGATACACACAGAGGAGAAACCATATCAGTGTTCTGTGTGTGAAAAGACCTTTAGACAGAAGGTCCACCTGATAacacatcaaagaattcatacaggggAGACACCatataaatgcttggagtgtggcaaGACTTTCATTCATGCCACAAGCCTTGTTTcacatcaaagaattcacacaggagagaaaccatatcagTGCTTGgtgtgtgggaaaagtttcactTACAAGGCAAGCCTTCGTTCCCATCAAAGCATTCACACGAGAGAGAAGCTATACAAATGCTCAGACTGTAACAAGTGCTATTTAATTCAATCAAGTCTTATTAAGCATAAGAGAATTCAcagaggagagaaaccatataaatgtttggagtgtggaaagaccTTCATTCACAACACTAGTCTGACTTctcatcaaagaatccacacgggggagaaaccatataaatgctcagtctgtggaaagagcttcacttACAGAGCAAGCCTTTGTGCACACCAAcaaattcacacaggagagaggcCATACAAATGCACAAATTGCAGCAAGACTTTTAGTGATAAATCAAGCCTTAGTAAACATGAAATAATCCATACTAAAGGGAGGCCCCATAAGTgtctggaatgtggaaagagcttcagtgtgCTCAAAAGCCTTGTTTCACaccaaagaattcatacaggagagaaacctcaCAAATGCTCAGAGTGTGGA